Genomic segment of Sebaldella sp. S0638:
AGAAGATGAAGAGCTGGGAAATAATCCGTTAGGACGGGCAAATTATTTCTTTGATTCACTGATAAAAAATCATGTTTTGGAAGTAAATGAAATGGCTAAAGAAGTTTTGGTGAAGGAACATTATACAAAACTAATTAAATATGATATGAAGCGACTGAAAGCAATTTTGCAGAAAATACTGAAAGTCAGGTTTATCCATGAAGAAATGAGAAATAAAACTGGGAATGACAGGAATTTTTTAGTTTGGATAGTGAAAAATATAGCCTTAATAGAAATAGATCAGTTTCAAGATTATCAGAAGAAGGATGGTAAGAAAAATGGAAAGTTTACGGGAAATAGCAGAGAAAAACCAAATAAGGGCTGGGGTCAATTTAACTGATGAAGATTTAAAGCGAAATTTCATAGAAGAATCTGTAAAAGAGGGAGCATATTATTATAACCAGATAAAAGAAAATGAGGAAAAAATAGAGACAGATAAAAGGCAAAGAGAAATAGAACTTTATTGTCGGAAGTCATTAATAACACCGAAGGTTCTAAAAGGGAAATTTGAAAATGTGGTATTGAATTCTAAAATAGAAGAAAAATATTACAAAAATCTTTTAAATTACTGCAAAGTATTTGATGAGGTAAAAGAAGATGGAGTGGGGATACTTTTAACAGGTAATCCAGGTACGGGAAAATCATTTTATACGAGCTGTATCTATAATGAATTAAAGAATAAATATAAGGTTTACAGGTTTAATTTTAGTTTTTATCTTGAGACATTGAAAAAAGA
This window contains:
- a CDS encoding ATP-binding protein translates to MESLREIAEKNQIRAGVNLTDEDLKRNFIEESVKEGAYYYNQIKENEEKIETDKRQREIELYCRKSLITPKVLKGKFENVVLNSKIEEKYYKNLLNYCKVFDEVKEDGVGILLTGNPGTGKSFYTSCIYNELKNKYKVYRFNFSFYLETLKKDFNEIERLEFVRNADLIIIDDLGNEVMEKESKIEKDENTINWRQERLFNLIQEIYENEIPVIISSNLTYGQLNKFLEIKGSDKLMDRLVEQCKHFHFDWESRRAEVNKTKFQKYFSS